A single region of the Halorussus gelatinilyticus genome encodes:
- a CDS encoding thymidine kinase: protein MHKITNSGWVEVVTGCMFSGKTEELLRRLRRAEIAGQEVAAFKPSLDDRYGEGTVGSHNGRQWDATVVDPEDGVWDIPEELNGEEVVAIDEANFFSEDLVAVCEFLADDDRRVVVSGTDQTFRGEPFEPLPRLVALAEYVDKYQAICAQCGEPATRNQRLIDGEPAHVEDPTIMVGADESYEARCRNCHTLRTD from the coding sequence ATGCACAAGATAACGAACAGCGGGTGGGTCGAAGTCGTCACCGGCTGTATGTTCTCGGGCAAGACCGAGGAGCTGCTCCGCAGGCTCCGCCGGGCCGAAATCGCCGGTCAAGAGGTCGCGGCGTTCAAGCCGTCCCTGGACGACCGGTACGGCGAGGGCACGGTGGGGTCGCACAACGGCCGCCAGTGGGACGCGACGGTCGTGGACCCCGAAGACGGCGTCTGGGACATCCCCGAGGAACTGAACGGCGAGGAGGTCGTCGCCATCGACGAGGCGAACTTCTTCTCGGAGGACCTCGTGGCGGTCTGCGAGTTCCTCGCGGACGACGACCGGCGCGTGGTGGTCTCGGGCACCGACCAGACCTTCCGGGGCGAACCCTTCGAACCCCTGCCGCGGCTGGTCGCGCTGGCGGAGTACGTGGACAAGTATCAGGCCATCTGCGCCCAGTGCGGCGAACCGGCGACTCGGAACCAGCGGCTCATCGACGGCGAACCGGCCCACGTCGAGGACCCGACCATCATGGTCGGTGCCGACGAGTCCTACGAAGCGCGATGTCGGAACTGTCATACCCTCCGGACCGACTAG
- a CDS encoding YIP1 family protein has protein sequence MTQWVENPTGGRDRGPAALARAWLEVLTGPRRFFERGIAPGDQAPGLVFAMTVVLLEEATRFALVPGAAPSVGGRPALAALFGLALATVFVAPAVLHLTAALQTVLLMALVRDRAGTSETVQVIAYATAPCVLAGIPSPTLRGACALYGAVLFFVGLRTVHETSTLRALVAGAIPAAIVFGYAFRGFAAANELVVWNASEVCFRVVELGAEVCVAV, from the coding sequence ATGACCCAGTGGGTCGAGAACCCGACCGGCGGGCGCGACCGCGGTCCCGCGGCGCTCGCTCGGGCGTGGCTGGAAGTCCTCACCGGTCCCCGGCGATTCTTCGAGCGAGGTATCGCGCCGGGCGACCAAGCGCCGGGCCTCGTCTTCGCCATGACGGTCGTCCTGCTGGAGGAGGCGACCCGGTTCGCGCTGGTCCCCGGCGCGGCACCCTCCGTCGGCGGTCGTCCCGCGCTCGCGGCGCTGTTCGGTCTCGCGCTCGCCACGGTGTTCGTCGCCCCCGCGGTCCTCCACCTGACGGCGGCGCTCCAGACGGTCCTGCTGATGGCACTCGTCCGCGACCGCGCGGGCACCAGCGAGACGGTGCAGGTCATCGCCTACGCGACCGCGCCGTGCGTCCTCGCGGGGATTCCGAGTCCCACGCTCCGGGGCGCCTGCGCGCTCTACGGCGCGGTCCTGTTCTTCGTGGGCCTCCGGACGGTCCACGAGACCTCGACGCTCCGGGCGCTCGTCGCCGGCGCGATTCCCGCCGCGATAGTGTTTGGCTACGCCTTCCGAGGGTTCGCGGCCGCGAACGAACTGGTCGTCTGGAACGCCAGCGAGGTCTGTTTCCGGGTCGTGGAGTTGGGCGCAGAGGTCTGCGTGGCGGTCTGA
- a CDS encoding OB-fold nucleic acid binding domain-containing protein — MGSCIICGTPADGAICDSHEQDVLFEFAGDNPNQLTPGRYYSGTVDGFAEFGVFVNIGDRVTGLLHKSELDQRLDSLDWDEGQTVFVQVTGVRDNGNVDLGWSIRQSEREFRGKLIDDPEKGAILPEEADTDDADETDDQQATTDGSGTVDPAERQAAETSESTDESEPERDAESEQETENEQEAESEQDTEREAEETTDADESDSERARVTIDSLSDRVDEQVRIEGEVVGARQTSGPTVFEVRDETATVDCAAFVEAGVRAYPEVETGDHVRLDGVVELRNNELQVETDELEKLAGEDREAVENRLEAALTSEARPDDVDLLADHESVAAVHGRIRDAAEEIRRAVMESRPVIVRHNATADGYVAGAAIERAVLPLVRDEHAKSDAEYHFFDRRPLEGGDYDMADATKDVTTMLDNRERHDEKLPLFVLVAAGSTDESRDGLELLDIYDAPRVTVDAGYPDEGVADLADVAVNPYLDGTDAADLTVGVLGANVAAHVNADVREDVSHLPAVSYWDDAPDDYTDLASDAGYDADHTTALREAVALEAFYQSYEDKRELITDLLFEHEKRDLAEHVGEQFREKLETELDTVEPNLSVRGANGVSFTVLDTEAFTHRFDFPPTGVLLDEIHRRELGAEGAPGDEHVTLGFGEDEIHVRSDGRVNVREVAADAADEAPNAGISAKGTRDGAVEFLTGERDAALDAVVEAISQRL, encoded by the coding sequence ATGGGTTCGTGTATCATCTGCGGGACTCCTGCCGACGGTGCCATCTGCGACAGCCACGAGCAGGACGTCCTCTTCGAATTCGCCGGCGACAACCCGAATCAGTTGACGCCGGGACGGTATTACAGCGGAACAGTAGACGGCTTCGCCGAGTTCGGCGTCTTCGTCAACATCGGAGACCGAGTGACCGGCCTGCTCCACAAGAGCGAGCTCGACCAGCGACTCGACTCGCTCGACTGGGACGAGGGCCAGACCGTCTTCGTTCAAGTCACCGGCGTCCGCGACAACGGCAACGTGGACCTCGGCTGGTCGATTCGCCAGTCCGAACGCGAGTTCCGAGGGAAGCTCATCGACGACCCCGAGAAGGGCGCTATCCTCCCCGAAGAGGCCGATACCGACGACGCCGACGAGACCGACGACCAGCAGGCGACCACCGACGGCTCCGGCACGGTCGACCCCGCCGAACGGCAGGCGGCCGAGACCAGCGAGTCCACCGACGAGTCCGAGCCCGAGCGGGACGCCGAGAGCGAGCAGGAAACCGAGAACGAGCAGGAAGCTGAGAGTGAACAGGACACCGAGCGCGAGGCCGAGGAGACGACCGACGCCGACGAGTCTGACTCCGAACGCGCCCGCGTCACCATCGACAGCCTGAGCGACCGCGTGGACGAGCAAGTCCGCATCGAGGGCGAAGTCGTCGGCGCGCGCCAGACCAGCGGCCCGACCGTCTTCGAGGTCCGCGACGAGACCGCGACCGTGGACTGCGCCGCGTTCGTGGAGGCGGGCGTCCGCGCCTACCCCGAGGTCGAGACCGGCGACCACGTCCGACTCGACGGCGTGGTCGAGCTCCGGAACAACGAGCTACAGGTCGAGACCGACGAACTGGAGAAGCTGGCGGGCGAGGACCGCGAGGCCGTCGAGAACCGACTCGAAGCCGCGCTGACGAGTGAGGCCCGACCGGACGACGTGGACCTGCTGGCCGACCACGAGTCGGTCGCCGCGGTCCACGGCCGCATCCGCGACGCCGCCGAGGAGATTCGGCGCGCCGTCATGGAGTCCCGTCCGGTCATCGTCCGGCACAACGCCACCGCCGACGGCTACGTCGCCGGTGCCGCAATCGAGCGCGCGGTCCTGCCGCTCGTCCGCGACGAACACGCCAAGAGCGACGCCGAGTACCACTTCTTCGACCGGCGGCCGCTCGAAGGCGGCGACTACGACATGGCCGACGCGACGAAGGACGTGACGACGATGCTCGACAACCGCGAGCGCCACGACGAGAAACTGCCGCTGTTCGTCCTCGTCGCCGCGGGGAGCACCGACGAGTCCCGTGACGGTCTCGAACTGCTGGACATCTACGACGCGCCGCGAGTCACCGTGGACGCGGGCTACCCCGACGAGGGCGTGGCCGACCTCGCCGACGTAGCGGTCAACCCCTACCTCGACGGGACCGACGCGGCGGACCTGACGGTCGGCGTCCTCGGTGCGAACGTCGCGGCCCACGTCAACGCCGACGTGCGCGAGGACGTCTCGCACCTCCCGGCGGTCAGTTACTGGGACGACGCGCCCGACGACTACACCGACCTCGCCAGCGACGCGGGCTACGACGCCGACCACACCACGGCGCTCCGCGAGGCCGTCGCGCTCGAAGCGTTCTACCAGTCCTACGAGGACAAGCGCGAGCTCATCACGGACCTCCTCTTCGAGCACGAGAAGCGCGACCTCGCCGAACACGTCGGCGAGCAGTTCCGCGAGAAGCTGGAGACCGAACTCGACACCGTGGAGCCGAACCTCTCGGTCCGGGGCGCGAACGGCGTCTCCTTCACCGTGCTGGACACCGAGGCGTTCACCCACCGCTTCGACTTCCCGCCGACGGGTGTCCTGCTGGACGAGATTCACCGCCGCGAACTCGGCGCGGAGGGCGCGCCCGGCGACGAACACGTCACGCTCGGCTTCGGCGAGGACGAGATTCACGTCAGGAGCGACGGCCGGGTCAACGTCCGCGAGGTCGCCGCCGACGCCGCCGACGAGGCCCCGAACGCCGGTATCTCGGCGAAGGGCACCCGCGACGGAGCCGTCGAGTTCCTCACGGGCGAGCGCGACGCCGCGCTCGACGCCGTGGTCGAGGCCATCAGCCAGCGACTGTAG
- a CDS encoding MFS transporter — translation MPRRPDVCEIRAALADRLPSRPVGVFYCYVLSRSLAFTVPIYVIFYQSRGLSLAQFGLLEATYTVAVLGFEFPTGYLADRVGRRNGLALANALGAVGAVGYALAHSFPAFLAAVVVRAVGATFSSGASDAWLYELLAAESAEAEFARVSGRARALGLAGQAGAALVGSRAYAVSHLLPWALDAAALIAGVGLLVAAVPSERAEERTATPKANENISEKHEETAESVGDTPDDSDHLSVAAAIAVTRTALARPRLRSFVAVTSLFLGVVSAALLFVQPVGVEVLSIDPARLGGVYAGLTFVSAVAASQTGRVESLVGVSTWFRVAPVLAAAGLLAVAVEPWVALPLFFVLRALAATSRPLADGRINDEIRSRGRASVLSTVSMLRSVAVAPLKLAAGALAVAALPTMLAALGAVLLVGVGLVALVGTRAPDAAETVRQSEANSE, via the coding sequence ATGCCGAGACGCCCCGACGTGTGCGAAATCCGCGCGGCGCTCGCAGACCGCCTGCCGTCGCGTCCGGTGGGCGTCTTCTACTGCTACGTCCTCTCGCGGTCGCTGGCGTTCACCGTCCCCATCTACGTCATCTTCTACCAGTCGCGTGGTCTCTCGCTCGCGCAGTTCGGCCTGCTCGAAGCGACCTACACCGTCGCGGTCCTCGGGTTCGAGTTTCCGACGGGGTATCTGGCCGATCGCGTCGGCCGCCGGAACGGTCTCGCGCTCGCCAACGCGCTCGGTGCCGTCGGCGCGGTCGGCTACGCGCTCGCCCACTCGTTCCCGGCGTTCCTCGCGGCGGTGGTCGTCCGTGCGGTCGGCGCGACGTTCTCCTCCGGTGCCTCGGACGCGTGGCTCTACGAACTGCTGGCCGCCGAGTCCGCCGAGGCCGAGTTCGCGCGCGTCTCGGGTCGCGCCCGCGCGCTCGGCCTCGCGGGGCAGGCGGGCGCGGCCCTCGTCGGGAGTCGCGCCTACGCGGTCAGCCACCTCCTGCCGTGGGCGTTGGACGCCGCGGCGCTGATAGCGGGCGTCGGCCTGCTCGTCGCCGCGGTGCCGTCGGAGCGGGCCGAGGAACGTACAGCGACCCCGAAAGCTAACGAGAATATTTCGGAGAAACACGAGGAGACGGCCGAGAGCGTCGGGGACACGCCCGACGACTCCGACCACCTCTCCGTCGCGGCGGCCATCGCGGTCACGCGGACCGCGCTCGCTCGGCCCCGACTCCGGTCATTCGTGGCCGTCACGTCGCTGTTCCTCGGGGTCGTCTCGGCGGCGCTCCTGTTCGTCCAACCGGTCGGCGTCGAGGTACTCTCCATCGACCCCGCGCGCCTCGGCGGGGTCTACGCCGGACTGACGTTCGTCTCGGCCGTCGCGGCGAGCCAAACCGGTCGCGTCGAGTCGCTGGTCGGCGTCTCGACGTGGTTCCGGGTCGCGCCCGTCCTCGCGGCGGCCGGCCTGCTCGCGGTGGCGGTCGAACCGTGGGTCGCGCTCCCCCTGTTCTTCGTCCTGCGGGCGCTCGCGGCCACGTCGCGGCCGCTCGCCGACGGCCGCATCAACGACGAGATTCGGTCGCGCGGCCGGGCGTCGGTTCTCAGCACCGTCTCGATGCTCCGGTCGGTCGCGGTCGCACCGCTCAAACTCGCGGCCGGAGCGCTCGCCGTCGCCGCGCTCCCGACGATGCTGGCGGCGCTCGGCGCGGTCTTACTGGTCGGCGTCGGACTCGTCGCGCTCGTCGGGACGCGCGCGCCGGACGCTGCAGAAACCGTCCGGCAGTCCGAGGCGAACTCCGAGTAA
- a CDS encoding phosphoesterase, whose product MNAFDTAMELYPYVFHPGVMVGIGAVVLIHYEWAEQDADRAAFARRLGAFLAAGASSLVPTAAYVLVTGQGLYQVTKGNAWQVDALVASGVLFAAGVTWLVWHRFDWGSLVPGYMEALAAATVPYAALSPFWNFSGHVTMALVPTLYLTLVERRFWPTLAVPVVMVPNRVYLGAHDWAQSVAAFLVIAAVVAAAYWYQTGGEVRAESDSAVS is encoded by the coding sequence ATGAACGCGTTCGACACGGCGATGGAACTGTACCCCTACGTCTTCCATCCGGGGGTGATGGTCGGCATCGGGGCGGTCGTCCTGATTCACTACGAGTGGGCGGAGCAGGACGCGGACCGAGCGGCGTTCGCGCGCCGTCTCGGTGCCTTCCTCGCCGCGGGGGCCTCCTCGCTCGTTCCGACTGCGGCCTACGTCCTCGTCACCGGGCAGGGGCTCTATCAGGTCACGAAGGGCAACGCGTGGCAGGTGGACGCGCTGGTCGCCTCCGGCGTGCTGTTCGCCGCCGGGGTGACGTGGCTCGTCTGGCACCGCTTCGACTGGGGGTCGCTCGTGCCGGGGTACATGGAGGCCCTCGCCGCCGCGACGGTGCCCTACGCCGCGCTCTCGCCGTTCTGGAACTTCTCGGGCCACGTCACGATGGCGCTCGTCCCGACGCTCTACCTGACGCTGGTCGAGCGCCGGTTCTGGCCGACGCTCGCCGTGCCGGTCGTGATGGTCCCGAACCGGGTGTATCTGGGCGCTCACGACTGGGCGCAGTCGGTCGCCGCGTTCCTCGTCATCGCGGCCGTCGTGGCCGCCGCGTACTGGTACCAGACCGGCGGGGAGGTGCGCGCGGAATCGGACTCGGCGGTTTCGTAG